CTCTTTATGCATCATCAGAAATCAGCGTGAGCGAAACTGGTCTTCGGGGCGCGACGAATACGACAACCTCGAGCACTTCGTTGATGATTCCGATTTCCGACATTCGCAAAGCCGTTTTGGGTTCAGACGGCGCGTTGAGGAAGCGCTTAGAATATGGCTGGCACGGTAATCCTCAAAGAGAGGCAGGCATCAAAGGCCCGTGTTTCCTATCTTCTTGGACGCTTGGTTTTTAGGGTAAGGATTCGTTAACTCGTTGTTTAGAGATCAGCAAGGATCGGGGGATCGGTTTGCGAAagcttggaaaaacatcatagcCTCGTGAACAAAGAATGAAAGCGACACGTAACATTAAAAGCTGATgtggcaagttgaagttgaaatGTAGCGCTGAGGTGGCACATTAGGGAAGAAGGAATAATATATTCTAGATAAGAGAAGAAGAATATTGAAGTTCTCTTTGATGAGAGAAAAGGAAAGAATAATAGAACAACTGGAACACTAATTAGCCAATGGAATCAAGAAAATTGCTTAAGCTTTTCAAAAGAAGTTCTATTCTTAACCGAAGACGCGTGAATATATGCTTCAACGAATTCAAATTCTCTGCAGCCAATTTAGTCTTTGTATTGAAGGCATTGCATTAAGGGGAAGCGCAGAAGAAATGCTCATCATGCACACGTTTACACAAATGCCACCAATTTGGTTTGTGGCATCTACCACAAAGTGATTCTCTATCCTATTCTGATAGTTATACTTATCCCGAATCGTGTGGAAACGCGTGGTATCTCTATCATAAAGTTGTTCTATACGCTCTTAGCGCTTTCTCTTGCCCATCTTTGCGGAATATGCTTGAAGCCATTTCAACAAACCATTTGGGGTCACGACAGTAGCCTCACGTATATAACCATTTGGGGTCATCACAAGTTCACGGTATATGATTCAATCTGGCGGTTTCTGGAACAAAACTGAACTTGTTACAAGCTGGTTCTCAACTAGGATTCTGTAACCCAAATGAAAAAACAAACATACATACAAGTATTGGAAGCCTACAGTTTTGAGGAAACTAAAGTCTAAATATATAGAACTAAAAGAAGACAAAAGTAGAGCACAGAAGTGGGGTAGGGGGATGTTGAATTGTTGGAGAGGAAATCTTAGAGGGAAAGAGGTGAAGATGAATAGTGAAATGTAAGAGTGagatgaaagagaagagagactTATGGAGAAAGTCACACACAAAAGCATGATTGCAGCTACATATGTAATTAGATTTGCTACAAGCTCACATACAATGGGTTTACACCATTGAGTTTTTCTATCATCTCTAACATAACCAAAATACTGAAAGACTGTTCTAAAATGTTTGGTTGAAGCTCTCCTGTAAGCATCAATCAATATGAGAAGCTCCATAAATTGCTATCTATTTGCTCAGTAAAATAAATTGAGGGACAATCCAACACATGAATGATGAGACCAGGAACTCAAACAggggagaaaaagaagaaaaaacatcTAGAAAACTTCTACTAGATCTGACAGTTcaatatttcaaattttgaatactTACAGTAAGACTTTTGGAGCTAGTGATCTGCAACACCATAAGAGGTAATGGCAAAGAGTACGCAAACAATTAATTTCAACTTCTGACCGAAATTATAATAGCTCCAATTCCCCTGAACACGTTAGTGATAAAAACAAACAACGAAACAGAGGAAAAACATCATCACACATAACTAAAACTTTCTTCAAAGATCTTTATAGCAAAAAGTACACAGGTAATTCTATAATTTTATAGATCTCACTCTATTGATGACCTTCCAAAATTTGAATCAATACATAATCTGATTCAATGTGACAAAATAAAAACAGCATCAGCAATTTTTCCAATAATCAGAAGTTTATTCAGACCTTTAACAATTGAACCACACGTTCCTAACATATAATCTTGGTACACCAGAAATTGAGTCTTTCTAAACGCATTGGTAGCATTTCCCGCATTATAATTTCACTCTGTAGTAAAATAGAAGACCAAAAAACAGGGAAAGGGGAGGCGAAAATGTGGTATCTGCCAGAGGGAAGTCTCTTTATCAGAAAAATACATGAGAGGCAAGTGCATAGATAAAGATATATATTGGGAAATTGTCACCAATCGCCATAAATGAATTGTTTTCATCAAAGGAGGCTTAATCATCAACTTCAGCTTTAATCTCTTTCAGCAAATCATCCTTGTAATCCTCAAATGTTCCAGGGAAATTTCTGACAGTGCCATCCTCAACAATCCATATTTGACTCCTTTCTTCATCGTCACAAACACGTGATATCAATCTTGAATCATGACTAACAAGAACAACTCCTCCAGTGAATTCATCCAATGCATCAGCCAATGCATCAATACTTTGCATATCCAGATGATTTGTGGGTTCATCTAACAATAAAATGTGAGGTTTTGACATGGATATCGACGTGAAGACCACCCGAGCTTTTTGCCCTCCTGATAGTTTCACAATAGGGGTAAGATGGTTATGACTAGGCAGCCCAAACTTACCAAGCTTTGCACGAACAGCCTCTTGCTTGCTAAGTCCCTCCTGGTCTGGGTGGAGACGGAGAAGGTACTGCACAGGAGTTTCATCCATTGTCAGAAGGTCCACAAAGTGTTGGGAATATCTTCCTATCCTCAACTTCTGACTCCTTCGAACTTCACCTTCAGATGGAACCAAATCACCAGCCAGAAGATTTAGCAGTGTAGATTTTCCAGCTCCGTTAGGCCCAACAATGGCAACACGAGTCCCCATATCAATGCCAACATCAACATTTGAGAGTCTGAAATCATCTCGGTTTGGGTAGCTGAAGCTCACTTCAATAAGCTGCATAAGTGGAGGTGTGAGCTCAGTAGGTTCAGGAAAGTGGAACTCAACACTGTAATCCCTCCATTTCTGTGGTGCCTCTGGTGCGATCTCATCCTCATCAACCTTGCCCTTGCCCTTACCCTTGTTTTTAGATGCTTCCTTAGCTGCTGCAAACTTAGCTCGATCCTTCACCTTTTCTTGTTGAGCCCGGTTTCCACTCCTTTTAGCCGCTTTCATTTGCTTGTCATAAATCTCATACTTCTTATTAATCTCTTTACGACGCTGTTCATACCCACTCTCAAAATCATCAAAGTTTCCACGATAGAGATGAAGCTTCAAATCATGGAGATGAATAATCTCAATGCATACTGTATTCAGGAAATCCCTATCATGAGAGACAACCACCAAAGTTTTTTTCCAACGGCACAAGTACTCTTCCAACCAGAGAACAGCCCTCAGGTCAAGATGATTTGTGGGTTCATCAAGCAGTAATAGAGTTGGCTGCACAAAAAGTGCTCGAGCTAAAGAAATTCTCATCCTCCAGCCACCGCTAAAGGATTTTGTAGGACGGCCCTGCATATCCTTTGTAAAACCCAAACCAGCTAATATCTTTGATGCCTGAGATTCAGCAGCATCAGACCCCATCAGCTGCAATTTTTCATACAGCTCTGCTAACTTTTCTCCTGCTTCATCTTCCTCCAAATTATTATCTTTATCTACACTTTCCTCAACAGAAGCTGCATTTGTGAGAGCAGCAACTTCTTGTCGAACATTAACAAGTTCAACATTAGCTGAAACAACAGCTTCAAGTGCTGTTTTATCATCCCCAACTATCTCCTGCTCAACCAGAAGGACATCGATATTTTTAGGTACTGGTATCTTCCTCCAAGCAAGAAGCTTCAATAGTGTGGACTTGCCCATTCCATTGGGCCCAACCAAACCATATCGCTTCCCATGAGATATCTTCACCGATGTATTTTTCAGAAGTTCCTTACCTCGAGCAGACACAGAAAAATTTTCCACCGTTATATCTTTAACATTAGCATCAGCATCATCTTCTCCATCAAGCACTGAAGCCCGGCTTCCAATGACAACAGTAAAAGCATCATGATCATCCCTAAGAGCTTCCTTCTTTGCCTGCTCAACAGCATGGGCAGCCAAAATATCTTTCTTCTCACGTTTTTTCAACTCTTTGTCTGTAACAGACACTTCAAGTGGCTTGAAATCAGGTCTGGACTGTTTGGACTCATCTTCAGATAgatcgtcatcatcatcatcagagggAGGAAGATCAATACCATCAGTGTAAGTAGAAGCTTTCGGTTTTGGCTTGGGCTTATTGGAGGAAGAAGCTACTTTTTTGGCTTTATCAGGCTTTTCATCCATACTGGCCAGCATGGCAGAGAcagaaattttttctttcttaggaGCATCTTTGCTACTAGCTTTGGCCTTCGTAGACTGGCCTGCATCGTCCGTCTTTTTCTTTCCCATCGAAGAAATCTGAAACGATCGAAAACCATATTAACACAAGCCAATCAAACATCAAACCTACCCACATCATTACTTCTATGTCCTTTTTTCTGATAAAATTCAATTAGACCTATTCAAGCATAAACAAATAACCCAATCACAAGAGTGTGGATCTAGGATAAGTGACTAAGCTAGAAGTTCAAATGTTTTGATCAGCTTTTCTTTCCtcggaatcaattctaaaacCTAGAAGCTACCCAAAAATTGATTAATAGGGCTTTGCACATAAAGTTCAAAACTTTTAAATGATATATCAACATTCCCTAATCCCTACTCACTGTGATTCACTCATAATTTCATATCatatcaaattaataaaaaaaataaaacataccaTAAATCCATAATCATATTCATCAAGTCATGTCAAACAAGTAATACAtacaaatatatttatttctcGGGATGAATAGTGGAATACAAAGCATCAATGGAACTATATAATGATCAAGTTTTATGGGATCTTTTACATGAAAGTTCAAAATAATGAAGGATATGagtaagaaaaacaaaaattatacaaCTCAATCAGATTACAACTCAAAAATTATACAACTCAATCAGTTCAAAGTATTACAAactcatttgacaaatttaCCAATCTAGTCAATTGGGCCATTATGTCTATGAGCATTGAGTGAAAGTATTGTTATTTTCATCACAACACCTTTTTTCTCTTGGTTTGTACTCCACTTATCAAATCAACACCTTTAAATGCATCTAGGAATGAACTACAGAAAATTTTGTTCTGTCAGTATACCATAGTGGAGCACTACTTGGAACTAAGTTTTTTTCAAGCATTAATTGGTTATAGGAGGCTATTTTCTTTGAAACTTACACcgtttaattttctttattgCAGCAAAATTGAAGAACCTTGAAAAACCTTGATAGAATCCATTCTATAAGACCATGATTACCTTCATAGCTCAGGAATATATGATAATCAGGTTGAACTTGAACCAGACGAGAAGCTCATGACTAAAGACCTGTGCAAACTCTCTCTCCCTAAACTTGGGCTGGATTTTTTTTGGTCAGcaaataaaatgaattaaatgGAATACTAGGTGTACTCCAAACCAATTACAAAGAACAAAATTAAAGCTGTACAATTGTCCCTAAAACAGGACAGCAGCAAACTGACTTACAGAGGAAACAAACTATCTCTAAATACACTTGCTGCTAAAACCTCACCCCTATAAAGAGCACGCAGGTCTCAAGGTCTCACTGGACCAACACACACAGCACACTAGCACAGACAATTACTATCAATCTCATAAAAGATCAACCACACGAATTCATCAAATACAATCAAGACCAAGATAGACTTGTCCTTTCATTATGCAGCAACCCGTGAACAATAGAAACCAACAGAATCCACAATACCTTACGGCTTACACTCCCAAGCCCAAATTTTGGTTTCCCATAgtagaatttcaaaatttcttTGCAAAGAACATAACTTTTCCAAAACCTATGATTATAGCAAAAATACACAAATATATACTACAAAATACAAAGTAAGAATCAAGCTAAGGTGATGGGTAGAAGGGATCTGAGTAGTCTAAAGGCTATGATTATGACCAAATCACCAAACATGTCATCAAAATCAAGTTAGGGTTAGGGAAATCAACCATACCTAGGGTAGAGCCGCAACAGAGGGGCGGCTGGACTGGTGGTCGGTGGACGGTGGTGGCGTGGCGTGGCGGTggccggtggtggtggtgcgccGTGCGAGAGGGTGAGGGCGTGGTGACTGGTGTGCGTGAATCGTGAATGAGAGAGTGACTGCGTGAGGCTGTGAGTGTGAGAGAGAGGAGTAAGAAGTCTGGGTGCAAATATAAAATCTCagggagttcaaaaaaaaaacattacatgGCGTAAGTagaatgttctttttttttcagggggttcccCTCAGCTCtatgtgggtccgcccctgccaACATTCCCTAATCCCTACTCCCTGTGATTCACTCATAATTTCATATCatatcaaattaataaaaaaaatgttttaattgaTGAGAGTATGATCAATTTTCATTCCAGAACTCATTATCAAACTACCCACCAATTTCCCTCCCCTCCAAATCATCTCTCCCTAGAAGAATTGAACCAAAGAAAGTAGATTTAATAGAATTTCTCAATTTCTATCATCTTCCCCCAAATTTTCAAAACTAAACCTAGTGTAAGTGATACAGTGATTGAAATATGCACCAAACAGATGACTCAGACACGAGAAATCAACATAGTAGTTCATAGAAGCTATAATAGAGACAACAACTCACGTTGGCGGTGGAAGCGCAGCGGAAGAATCTGGTCGGAGCTTCGAGACGGAGGCGATCTCTGTTCAAGTTCGAATATTTTATTTATgacattttttatgtttttttttttaactacatTTTTGgtgtttaaagttttttttattaatgaattCTTAATAATTAAGTAAACAATAAAACATATTATTATACATTTTTCCCATATAACTTAAACGACATCCTTTGCGCGGCGTCAACTCCCTCCTCTTTTGCTCTCCTTTTTTCTCATTTCCTCCCTTCCTTCTCCTTTCCTCTTTTCTCGACTTGTACCTTCTTTTTGAGATCTCGAGTCATTCATCCCTTCCTTTACTCACCTGTTTCTAGATCCTGCGACctcccttcttcttcctctttcgtCACGGTGCCATTGCTCCCAGGACATTGTAATTCGCTGTCAAGTTGCTCTCCTTTGGGTTTGGCACCTCCTTGCAACTGAATCTTGGTGGATCGAGCATCAGATGCATTGGCGGTCCTGCAAAGTGCAATGGTGGCATGGCGGCGACAAGATGGTTGCTAGATTAGTCTCTCTAAGGCTAGGCCATTGTCCAGCGTCTGGCGGTGATGTCTCGGTGGTTGGGGAGTCAAAGGGTGGCCCTCACGCTCTATCGATCTCTCCTTCTCCGGTCTCTTCGCTCATTTTGTTTCGGATCTACATGTGGTGGAGTCGTCGTTAAGGGAGTGCTTTCccttttcgctctaattgcgtTTCGAATGACTTCTCTTTGTGCTATTAAGTCATGGAGATAGTCATGGTTGTGTGGTGGTTTTTTCCCTGAGGATCTGTTGCGGTCTTGAAGCTGAAGGTGGTGTGCAGGCTCAGGTGGCAATGTGACCGTTGGCTTGTTGCGGCTTTTTTCTGCTTTTGTCTTCCTTTTTTTCTTAGGTATATTAGCTCTATGGAGCTTGTGGAACTTTGGTTGTATGAAGCTGTTGGTTTGCTTGGCTGGTTGGGTCTTTGTTCGGCAGGTGTCGTGCGGTTTGATAGATCCGTTCGTTGTTTTTCAACTTGAAAAAATCCTTCTTATGGGGTAGACGTTAGGGGCTTTGTGGGTGTTTGTTTAGGTGTTTAGGAGGTTTTTTTCGTAATGACTGAGTTTTTATTCGTTCTTTATTGATTAAGTT
This portion of the Lotus japonicus ecotype B-129 chromosome 3, LjGifu_v1.2 genome encodes:
- the LOC130742837 gene encoding ABC transporter F family member 4-like isoform X2 — encoded protein: MGKKKTDDAGQSTKAKASSKDAPKKEKISVSAMLASMDEKPDKAKKVASSSNKPKPKPKASTYTDGIDLPPSDDDDDDLSEDESKQSRPDFKPLEVSVTDKELKKREKKDILAAHAVEQAKKEALRDDHDAFTVVIGSRASVLDGEDDADANVKDITVENFSVSARGKELLKNTSVKISHGKRYGLVGPNGMGKSTLLKLLAWRKIPVPKNIDVLLVEQEIVGDDKTALEAVVSANVELVNVRQEVAALTNAASVEESVDKDNNLEEDEAGEKLAELYEKLQLMGSDAAESQASKILAGLGFTKDMQGRPTKSFSGGWRMRISLARALFVQPTLLLLDEPTNHLDLRAVLWLEEYLCRWKKTLVVVSHDRDFLNTVCIEIIHLHDLKLHLYRGNFDDFESGYEQRRKEINKKYEIYDKQMKAAKRSGNRAQQEKVKDRAKFAAAKEASKNKGKGKGKVDEDEIAPEAPQKWRDYSVEFHFPEPTELTPPLMQLIEVSFSYPNRDDFRLSNVDVGIDMGTRVAIVGPNGAGKSTLLNLLAGDLVPSEGEVRRSQKLRIGRYSQHFVDLLTMDETPVQYLLRLHPDQEGLSKQEAVRAKLGKFGLPSHNHLTPIVKLSGGQKARVVFTSISMSKPHILLLDEPTNHLDMQSIDALADALDEFTGGVVLVSHDSRLISRVCDDEERSQIWIVEDGTVRNFPGTFEDYKDDLLKEIKAEVDD
- the LOC130742837 gene encoding ABC transporter F family member 4-like isoform X1 — encoded protein: MKISSMGKKKTDDAGQSTKAKASSKDAPKKEKISVSAMLASMDEKPDKAKKVASSSNKPKPKPKASTYTDGIDLPPSDDDDDDLSEDESKQSRPDFKPLEVSVTDKELKKREKKDILAAHAVEQAKKEALRDDHDAFTVVIGSRASVLDGEDDADANVKDITVENFSVSARGKELLKNTSVKISHGKRYGLVGPNGMGKSTLLKLLAWRKIPVPKNIDVLLVEQEIVGDDKTALEAVVSANVELVNVRQEVAALTNAASVEESVDKDNNLEEDEAGEKLAELYEKLQLMGSDAAESQASKILAGLGFTKDMQGRPTKSFSGGWRMRISLARALFVQPTLLLLDEPTNHLDLRAVLWLEEYLCRWKKTLVVVSHDRDFLNTVCIEIIHLHDLKLHLYRGNFDDFESGYEQRRKEINKKYEIYDKQMKAAKRSGNRAQQEKVKDRAKFAAAKEASKNKGKGKGKVDEDEIAPEAPQKWRDYSVEFHFPEPTELTPPLMQLIEVSFSYPNRDDFRLSNVDVGIDMGTRVAIVGPNGAGKSTLLNLLAGDLVPSEGEVRRSQKLRIGRYSQHFVDLLTMDETPVQYLLRLHPDQEGLSKQEAVRAKLGKFGLPSHNHLTPIVKLSGGQKARVVFTSISMSKPHILLLDEPTNHLDMQSIDALADALDEFTGGVVLVSHDSRLISRVCDDEERSQIWIVEDGTVRNFPGTFEDYKDDLLKEIKAEVDD